A window of the Candidatus Paraluminiphilus aquimaris genome harbors these coding sequences:
- the queA gene encoding tRNA preQ1(34) S-adenosylmethionine ribosyltransferase-isomerase QueA, whose product MKTADFHFDLPEYLIAQSPLEERTGSRLLALDGATGSLDHRQFLEIEALLSPNDLLVFNNTRVIPARLYGQKQTGGRVEILIERLRGDGSVLAHVRSSKSPKEGSLIFITADQDSDITDFTLRVCGRDGGLFELQAETGTVAKMMRLYGHMPLPPYIERADTPQDRERYQTVYAKHEGAVAAPTAGLHFDEALLSRLSLKGVQTAFVTLHVGAGTFQPVRVEDITHHKMHREWIEVGQDCVDAIRACRKRGGRVVAVGTTSVRSLESAAAAGLDSERCPRAFEGDSDIFLYPGCEFGVVDAMVTNFHLPESTLIMLVSAFAGYEETMKAYREAVLKEYRFFSYGDAMFVTHKS is encoded by the coding sequence ATGAAGACAGCTGACTTTCACTTTGACCTACCCGAGTACCTGATTGCTCAGTCGCCACTTGAGGAGCGGACGGGTTCCCGTCTTCTGGCGCTGGACGGTGCCACAGGTAGCCTTGATCACCGGCAGTTCTTAGAGATAGAAGCGTTGCTGAGCCCCAATGACTTGCTTGTTTTTAACAACACGCGAGTGATTCCCGCGCGGCTCTATGGTCAAAAGCAAACGGGTGGGCGTGTTGAGATTTTGATTGAGCGATTGCGCGGTGATGGCTCTGTTTTGGCCCACGTCAGGTCGAGTAAGAGTCCGAAAGAGGGTTCCCTCATCTTTATTACAGCTGATCAGGACTCAGATATTACTGACTTCACGCTGAGGGTCTGTGGTCGCGATGGCGGTTTGTTTGAACTTCAAGCGGAAACTGGCACGGTTGCAAAGATGATGCGGTTGTACGGTCATATGCCCCTACCTCCGTACATTGAGCGCGCGGATACACCACAAGACCGTGAGCGTTATCAAACCGTCTACGCAAAGCATGAGGGCGCTGTTGCAGCGCCTACTGCAGGTCTTCACTTCGACGAGGCCCTGCTCTCGCGACTCAGCCTCAAAGGTGTGCAGACCGCGTTTGTAACCCTTCATGTGGGGGCAGGCACCTTTCAACCCGTGCGCGTTGAGGATATTACGCATCATAAAATGCACCGGGAATGGATTGAGGTTGGGCAGGATTGCGTTGACGCGATCCGTGCGTGCCGCAAGAGAGGGGGTCGCGTTGTGGCGGTTGGCACGACTTCTGTTAGATCGCTCGAAAGTGCGGCGGCCGCAGGTCTTGACTCTGAGCGCTGCCCTCGGGCTTTCGAAGGTGACAGCGATATATTTTTATATCCGGGGTGCGAGTTTGGTGTGGTAGACGCAATGGTCACAAACTTTCATTTGCCTGAAAGCACACTCATTATGCTGGTGTCTGCCTTTGCCGGCTATGAGGAAACAATGAAGGCCTACCGTGAAGCTGTACTCAAGGAGTACCGCTTTTTCAGTTACGGTGACGCGATGTTTGTCACGCACAAATCTTGA
- a CDS encoding DUF1289 domain-containing protein, with product MSDTPQSPCVSICALDQNDVCEGCYRTGDEIVDWFTADDTRKQEILEASAQRRKEAGFSLF from the coding sequence ATGTCTGATACCCCACAATCCCCTTGTGTCTCTATCTGTGCACTTGATCAGAATGACGTCTGTGAGGGCTGCTACAGGACAGGCGATGAAATCGTAGATTGGTTTACTGCGGACGATACGCGCAAGCAAGAAATTCTTGAGGCGAGCGCTCAGCGACGGAAAGAAGCTGGGTTTTCATTATTTTGA
- a CDS encoding HlyC/CorC family transporter produces the protein MNDAPLGLLFAILAALILLSGFFSSSETGMMALNRYRLKHLQQQGHKGALRAGKLLARPDRLIGLILIGNNLVNILGSSIATVVAIRLYGDAGIAIATILLTIVILIFAEITPKTIAAIHPEKVAFPASIILLPLMKLAMPLVWSINAITNGLLSLLGFKTNAANEDELTQEELRTIVNESGGLIPRRHRSMLVNILDLEQVSVNDIMVPRNEIYGVDLDDDDETILKRLKSSTHTLVPVFRGDINKIEGILHLRNLGKCLDGDGLNRTSLISELQEPYFTPENTALHIQLRHFQQRKLRLGMIVDEYGDIMGLVALEDILEEIVGNFTSNLVEDQEEIATMADGGASCTGSIPIRDINRQFGWSLPTDGPKTISGLALEALEAFPVGPASVRIGAYQLDIECVEGNAITQVRVTPMTATPPSDDAI, from the coding sequence TTGAACGACGCCCCGCTGGGACTCCTCTTTGCCATTTTGGCAGCACTCATTCTGTTATCCGGATTTTTCTCGAGCTCAGAGACAGGGATGATGGCGCTCAACCGCTACCGGCTAAAGCATCTGCAGCAGCAGGGTCACAAGGGTGCGCTGCGAGCGGGAAAGTTACTTGCGCGTCCCGATAGGCTGATTGGACTCATTCTAATCGGCAATAACCTCGTCAATATATTGGGCTCTTCCATTGCCACCGTTGTGGCGATTCGACTTTATGGCGATGCGGGTATTGCTATAGCCACCATTCTTTTGACGATCGTCATTCTCATCTTTGCTGAGATCACCCCGAAAACGATTGCCGCTATCCACCCTGAAAAAGTGGCCTTCCCAGCAAGTATTATTCTGCTGCCGCTTATGAAACTCGCCATGCCACTCGTATGGTCGATTAACGCTATTACAAATGGTCTGCTGTCGCTCCTTGGCTTCAAAACCAATGCCGCAAATGAGGACGAACTTACTCAAGAAGAGCTTCGCACCATCGTCAATGAGTCGGGTGGACTCATACCGCGGCGACACCGAAGTATGCTGGTGAACATACTCGATCTCGAGCAAGTCTCAGTGAATGACATTATGGTGCCCCGCAACGAGATATACGGTGTCGACCTCGATGATGATGATGAGACGATACTCAAGCGACTCAAGTCGAGTACCCATACCTTAGTGCCCGTCTTTCGCGGCGATATCAACAAGATCGAAGGTATCCTGCACTTGCGAAATCTCGGCAAGTGCCTTGATGGCGACGGGCTCAATCGAACCTCATTGATCAGTGAGCTCCAAGAGCCCTACTTCACACCAGAGAACACAGCGCTACATATTCAGCTCCGCCATTTTCAGCAGCGAAAACTTCGACTCGGGATGATCGTCGACGAATACGGCGACATCATGGGCTTGGTGGCCCTTGAAGATATCCTCGAGGAGATCGTCGGAAACTTCACTTCCAATCTAGTAGAGGACCAAGAAGAGATTGCCACGATGGCAGACGGAGGTGCCTCCTGTACCGGCAGCATTCCGATCAGAGACATCAATCGACAGTTTGGGTGGTCGTTACCCACAGACGGGCCAAAAACTATAAGCGGGCTTGCTCTTGAGGCCTTGGAGGCCTTCCCAGTGGGCCCCGCGTCCGTTCGGATTGGTGCTTACCAACTCGACATAGAATGCGTCGAGGGCAATGCAATCACTCAGGTTCGCGTAACACCGATGACCGCCACACCGCCATCGGATGACGCCATCTAG
- the tgt gene encoding tRNA guanosine(34) transglycosylase Tgt, whose protein sequence is MKFSVSAKDGLARRGTMTFARGEVQTPAFMPVGTYGTVKGMTPDDVRATGAQILLGNTFHLWLRPGTDIISKHGDLHDFMGWGGPILTDSGGFQVFSLGEVRKVEESGVTFKSPVNGDKVFLDPETSMKIQRDLGSDIVMIFDECTPYPATEEEARRSMELSLRWAKRSKDAHAGNASALFAIVQGGMYKHLREASLSGLVDIGFDGYALGGLSVGEPKDEMVQVLDDVAHQLPDDKPRYLMGVGTPADLLEAVRRGVDMFDCVMPTRNARNGHLFTSHGVIKLRNARHKTSTRPLDENCECYTCSNFSRAYLHHLDRCNEILGSQLCTIHNLTYYQKHMQGIRDAIEAGTLDEFADAFYAAQEAGDPHV, encoded by the coding sequence GTGAAGTTTTCGGTTTCAGCTAAAGACGGTCTCGCGCGTCGGGGGACAATGACCTTTGCGCGAGGTGAGGTCCAAACCCCCGCCTTCATGCCGGTCGGTACCTATGGCACGGTTAAGGGCATGACCCCGGATGACGTGCGCGCTACGGGTGCACAGATTCTCCTTGGGAATACCTTTCACCTATGGCTTCGACCGGGCACCGACATCATTTCGAAGCACGGCGACCTCCACGATTTTATGGGGTGGGGTGGCCCGATTTTGACTGACTCGGGCGGGTTTCAGGTGTTCAGTCTGGGCGAGGTCAGGAAAGTCGAAGAGTCGGGCGTGACGTTCAAGTCGCCGGTTAACGGCGACAAGGTGTTTCTGGATCCCGAAACCTCGATGAAAATTCAGCGGGATTTAGGCAGTGACATCGTAATGATCTTTGATGAATGCACGCCTTATCCTGCGACAGAGGAGGAGGCACGTCGATCGATGGAGCTCTCTCTGCGCTGGGCAAAACGCAGTAAGGATGCTCATGCGGGTAATGCCTCTGCGCTTTTTGCCATTGTGCAGGGGGGAATGTACAAGCATCTGCGTGAAGCCTCGCTCTCTGGATTAGTCGACATTGGCTTCGACGGCTACGCACTCGGCGGCCTATCCGTGGGCGAGCCGAAAGACGAGATGGTGCAAGTGCTGGATGACGTGGCGCACCAGCTGCCAGATGATAAACCTCGCTATTTGATGGGGGTGGGCACGCCCGCGGATTTACTCGAGGCGGTGCGCCGTGGTGTCGATATGTTCGACTGCGTGATGCCCACACGGAACGCGCGCAATGGGCATCTCTTCACGAGCCATGGCGTCATTAAACTGCGTAATGCGCGCCATAAGACAAGCACGCGCCCCCTTGATGAGAACTGTGAGTGCTACACCTGTTCGAACTTTAGTCGCGCTTATTTGCACCATCTTGATCGTTGCAATGAGATTTTGGGCTCGCAGTTGTGCACCATTCACAACCTGACGTACTACCAAAAGCACATGCAAGGCATCCGTGATGCTATCGAGGCAGGAACACTCGATGAATTTGCCGACGCATTTTATGCAGCCCAGGAGGCGGGCGACCCCCATGTCTGA
- the ffh gene encoding signal recognition particle protein, whose protein sequence is MFESLSERLSASLRAMAGKSRLTEDNIKDTLREVRMALLEADVALSVVKEFTDRVKERAVGTEVSSSLTPGQVFLKIVQAELQSVMGEANEQLNLATQPPAVVMVAGLQGAGKTTSVAKLARYLMEREKKKVTVVSADVYRPAAIKQLETLASEVGARFEPSSVEERPVDIVNRALKNAKTAFSDVLLVDTAGRLAIDNEMMAEISDLHKAINPVETLFVIDAMTGQDAVHTATAFNRALALTGVILTKVDADTRGGAALSVRHVTGKPIKFMGVGEKTEALEPFFPDRLASRILGMGDLLSLIEDAERKVDKKKAQKLAKKVEKGGRFDLEDFRDQLQQMKNMGGIGAMLDKMPGMGGMAQAAQSQVDTKQFDRMEAIINSMTPKERKNPDLINPSRKRRITAGSGTAVPDLNRLLKQHKQMQKMMKKMKGGGMQRMMRGMGGMMGGGGGMPPGGGMPPGFPRR, encoded by the coding sequence ATGTTTGAAAGCTTAAGCGAACGTTTATCCGCCAGTTTGAGGGCAATGGCGGGCAAGTCGCGCCTCACTGAAGACAACATCAAAGACACGCTGCGGGAAGTCCGTATGGCGCTGTTGGAGGCCGACGTTGCTCTGTCGGTGGTTAAGGAGTTCACGGACCGGGTCAAAGAGCGCGCTGTTGGTACTGAGGTGAGCTCGAGTCTCACGCCGGGGCAGGTCTTTTTGAAAATCGTTCAGGCTGAGCTTCAAAGCGTCATGGGTGAAGCCAATGAGCAACTCAATTTAGCGACACAACCCCCAGCGGTTGTGATGGTGGCCGGTCTGCAAGGTGCGGGCAAAACCACCTCGGTCGCCAAGCTTGCGCGCTACCTCATGGAGCGTGAGAAAAAGAAAGTGACGGTCGTCAGTGCTGATGTTTATCGACCGGCCGCTATTAAGCAGCTCGAAACACTAGCGAGCGAGGTGGGTGCGCGCTTTGAGCCTTCGTCGGTGGAAGAGCGCCCTGTAGACATTGTTAATCGCGCGCTTAAGAACGCAAAAACCGCATTCAGTGACGTTTTGTTGGTCGATACGGCGGGACGGCTTGCGATTGATAATGAAATGATGGCAGAGATTTCTGACCTGCATAAGGCCATCAACCCGGTTGAAACGCTCTTTGTCATCGATGCCATGACAGGTCAGGATGCTGTGCACACCGCGACCGCGTTTAATCGCGCCTTGGCACTCACGGGCGTTATTTTGACGAAGGTGGATGCTGATACGCGCGGCGGTGCTGCGCTCTCGGTGCGTCATGTTACGGGTAAGCCCATCAAGTTTATGGGTGTTGGCGAGAAGACAGAGGCACTTGAGCCGTTTTTCCCCGATCGGTTGGCGTCGCGTATTCTTGGCATGGGCGATTTGCTGTCGCTTATCGAGGATGCTGAGCGGAAAGTTGATAAAAAGAAGGCGCAAAAACTCGCTAAAAAGGTCGAAAAAGGCGGACGCTTTGACCTCGAAGATTTCCGTGACCAACTTCAGCAGATGAAAAATATGGGTGGCATTGGTGCCATGCTCGATAAAATGCCGGGTATGGGTGGCATGGCTCAGGCAGCGCAGTCGCAAGTTGACACCAAGCAATTTGACCGCATGGAAGCGATTATCAACTCCATGACACCGAAAGAGCGAAAAAACCCCGATCTGATTAACCCATCGCGTAAGCGTCGCATCACGGCCGGATCAGGTACGGCAGTTCCTGATCTGAATCGTCTGTTGAAGCAACACAAGCAGATGCAAAAAATGATGAAGAAGATGAAAGGCGGCGGTATGCAGCGCATGATGCGTGGCATGGGTGGAATGATGGGCGGTGGCGGAGGTATGCCGCCTGGTGGTGGTATGCCACCCGGGTTTCCGCGCCGGTAA
- a CDS encoding cytochrome C assembly family protein, with the protein MAGFATNQVLAVAATLAAALYLFTAAQQLLRLERREQKLPNAILFPAIAALLLHGFVIYDSSASVGANFGFYRVASLTFWLMGVLSLLILAFRPLQTLLMGIFPLAAIAILVATLTPETARPMTDTPRGLLLHISTSIIGYALLGLATLQGLLVLQQSRLLRQHKTRGLIRLLPPLDSTEQVMHELIAMGTLVMAISIVAGFYYVDDLFAQHLIHKTVLTIIAWLLFAVVSIRHIRYGWRVNTAVMLCCSGFALLTLGFYGSKLVLELVLT; encoded by the coding sequence ATGGCAGGATTTGCGACCAATCAAGTTCTCGCAGTAGCGGCCACGCTCGCGGCCGCGCTCTATTTGTTTACAGCAGCTCAGCAGCTTTTGAGGCTCGAACGACGCGAGCAAAAACTGCCAAACGCTATCTTATTCCCGGCCATCGCGGCGCTCTTGCTCCATGGTTTTGTCATTTACGATAGCTCTGCGTCCGTGGGGGCCAATTTTGGCTTTTATCGTGTTGCATCGTTAACGTTCTGGCTGATGGGTGTCCTAAGCTTACTGATTCTCGCCTTCCGTCCATTGCAGACGTTACTCATGGGTATTTTCCCATTGGCAGCGATTGCCATATTGGTCGCGACACTGACGCCTGAAACGGCTCGGCCCATGACCGATACACCACGCGGCTTGCTGCTGCATATCTCGACCTCGATTATCGGTTATGCGTTGCTGGGACTCGCAACACTGCAAGGCTTGTTGGTGCTTCAACAAAGCCGGTTGTTGCGGCAACACAAGACACGCGGGCTTATTCGCTTGCTGCCGCCGCTTGATAGCACCGAGCAAGTCATGCACGAGCTAATTGCAATGGGGACGCTTGTCATGGCGATATCAATCGTCGCCGGCTTCTACTATGTCGACGATTTATTTGCGCAGCACCTCATACACAAAACAGTGCTCACCATCATTGCATGGCTGCTGTTCGCGGTGGTCTCCATCCGTCATATACGTTATGGGTGGCGCGTAAACACCGCAGTGATGCTTTGCTGCAGTGGGTTTGCCTTGCTGACGCTTGGCTTTTACGGATCCAAACTCGTTCTAGAGCTTGTTTTAACCTAA
- the rpsP gene encoding 30S ribosomal protein S16: MVTIRLSRGGSKKRPFYHVTVTDSRRSRDGRFIERVGFFNPIARGQEERLRIDTGRIDAWVAKGAQLSPRVASLVKEAAGQAAAAA; this comes from the coding sequence ATGGTCACAATTCGTCTTTCACGCGGCGGCTCAAAGAAGCGCCCTTTTTACCACGTGACAGTTACCGACAGTCGTAGGTCTCGTGATGGCCGGTTTATCGAGCGCGTTGGGTTCTTTAACCCCATTGCTCGCGGTCAAGAAGAGCGACTGCGCATCGATACAGGCCGTATCGACGCATGGGTAGCTAAGGGTGCACAGTTGTCACCTCGCGTCGCCAGTTTGGTAAAAGAAGCGGCAGGCCAAGCGGCCGCAGCGGCTTAA
- the rimM gene encoding ribosome maturation factor RimM (Essential for efficient processing of 16S rRNA): protein MARSDATSPDIAAAKIVGVYGIKGWVKLKVNLESPASLTSLQPQFLVDARNQGRKPVRVLNIRAQGKGYVALLEGVDDRNAAELLRGYSIVVPKSALPTLKEGEFYWDDLVGCRVMAPGDDGAPLYLGDVDYLLETGANDVLVVRASESSIDDRERLIPYIETEVIARIDLDDALIEVNWHPDD from the coding sequence GTGGCGCGCTCTGACGCCACATCTCCCGACATAGCCGCCGCCAAAATCGTAGGCGTATACGGCATCAAAGGCTGGGTAAAGCTCAAGGTAAACCTCGAGTCGCCAGCCTCGCTCACTTCTCTCCAACCTCAATTTTTAGTCGACGCTCGGAACCAGGGGCGTAAACCTGTACGCGTGCTCAATATTCGCGCGCAGGGAAAGGGGTATGTCGCCCTGTTGGAGGGTGTAGATGACCGAAATGCAGCCGAACTTCTGCGGGGTTACAGCATTGTGGTTCCCAAGTCGGCGCTGCCAACCCTCAAAGAAGGTGAGTTTTACTGGGATGACCTGGTGGGCTGTCGCGTCATGGCACCCGGTGATGACGGAGCGCCTCTTTACTTGGGTGACGTCGATTATCTGCTTGAAACAGGTGCTAACGACGTGCTGGTCGTTCGCGCCTCTGAGAGCAGTATCGATGATCGCGAGCGCCTTATCCCTTACATAGAGACCGAGGTTATCGCGCGAATCGATTTAGACGACGCGCTGATTGAAGTGAACTGGCATCCCGATGACTGA
- the trmD gene encoding tRNA (guanosine(37)-N1)-methyltransferase TrmD → MTESIVALKQFGFISIFPEMLSGLTEWGVTGRAARDQLFTVETVDPRQFATDKHGTVDDRPYGGGPGMLMKAPILSQSVRKAKQLLGDDALVVAMSPQGAPVDEAMIARLVAHKAIIFVAGRYEGFDERFLEQDVDLELSVGDMVVSGGEMPAMLVMDSLIRRIPGVLGDEMSAEQDSFVDGLLDCPHYTRPEIFEGRAVPEVLLSGDHARIADWRAAQALKRTLDRRPDLLDWADLTDEQRVMLARWDLNAHL, encoded by the coding sequence ATGACTGAATCAATCGTTGCCTTGAAGCAATTTGGTTTTATCAGCATTTTTCCTGAAATGCTTTCTGGTCTGACTGAATGGGGTGTGACAGGCCGGGCGGCACGAGACCAGCTTTTCACTGTCGAGACGGTGGATCCCCGCCAGTTTGCAACCGACAAGCACGGTACGGTTGACGATCGACCTTATGGGGGTGGGCCGGGCATGCTTATGAAGGCGCCTATCCTGAGTCAGTCCGTCCGCAAAGCGAAACAGCTGCTGGGTGACGATGCCCTAGTGGTTGCGATGAGTCCGCAGGGGGCGCCTGTGGATGAGGCTATGATCGCTCGTCTCGTTGCCCATAAAGCGATTATTTTTGTTGCGGGCCGCTATGAAGGATTTGACGAGCGCTTTCTCGAGCAAGATGTAGATCTGGAGTTGTCGGTAGGCGATATGGTGGTCAGTGGTGGAGAAATGCCCGCTATGTTGGTGATGGATTCGTTAATTCGTCGCATTCCGGGTGTTTTAGGCGATGAAATGTCTGCAGAACAAGACTCTTTTGTTGACGGATTGCTCGACTGTCCTCACTATACGCGCCCTGAGATTTTTGAGGGTCGAGCGGTGCCGGAGGTGTTGCTCAGCGGAGACCATGCGCGCATTGCTGATTGGCGAGCGGCGCAGGCGTTGAAACGGACCCTCGATCGGCGGCCAGATTTGCTCGATTGGGCCGACCTAACAGATGAGCAGCGAGTGATGCTCGCGCGGTGGGATTTAAACGCCCATCTCTGA